The region TTCCTCTGCAGAGGACCTCATCAAGCTGGCTGACGACCGCCTGTACCAGTCCAAGCGGCTTGGCATGGGGCACGTCACCAGCCGATAGGACGGCTTCTTCATTCCAGCCCGTCATTCCCGCGCAGGCGGGAATCCAGTCCTTGTCCGGGGAACCGCAGCCGCTATACTGACCGCATGAAGATCATGATATGCGCCCAAGGTGGCGGTCTCAAGAAGTCCTACAACAAGATGGCGCAGGACGAGTATTGTCGTCGCCTGGAGCACTACTGCGAAGTGAGCGTCATCGACGTCGCCTCACGGCAGCTTGCTAACTATGCACGGTTCGAAGAAGGTGCACGCGTCCTGCTCGATCCCCGCGGTCAGGAGATCACGTCGCACGAACTGTCCGAACGCCTGCAGGACCTTATGAACATGGGGACGCGCAAGCTGTCGTTCTTCATTGGCGGCGCCGAGGGGTTCAACCCCACCTTGCAGACCTACATCGAGCAGAACGTCGGCGTCCGCCCCCTCTCTCCCGGCACGAGCATCCTATCGTTCGGCAAGCTGACGTTGCCGCACGAGTTGGCACGCGTCATTCTCCTGGAGCAGCTCTACCGCGCGTTCTCCATCCTCAAGGGAGAGCCGTACGACAAGTAACCGGTCTCAACTGTGATGACAGCTGTCACAATCTGAGGTTGAGACTTATCCACACCCTGCAACCACTTGTAGGGGAACCGGAATCATTCATCAACAAATCGTCTGCAGGTCTCCGCCGACGTACTGTGCCAACCTGCTGACAGGTTATCCACAAGCTCAGACGTTGCTTTTGTGCGGCTCAGCCGTCATCTTCCCGAGTTTCTACCCACTTTCCACAGGTATGGCCACTGATGTGGGTCGGCGGTTACGGGGTTACCTTGAGTGGGACGTAGATGTCCATCTCCGACGAAGGACTGGCCGCGTCGAACCGGTCGTCGTACAACTCGAAGTCGGGGGTATCGGCCAGCTCCCTGCTCGAAGTGGGTAGCCAGGTACCGTAGATGTAGTCATAGGTCTGTCTGAGCGTCTCCAGCGTCCCCCGGTGCGTGAACACGACATACGTGGCTTCCGGCACCGTGACGGCGATCATACCTTCGGGAACGGCTGCTGCCTCTGTCACCTGCTGTCCGGCCACATACCGGAACACCCCCGTCTGCTTGTAGTCCACGTCGCCGATACAGAGACCGAATGATTCGTGAGGATGGGCTTGACCGCTGATTTCGCGCATATGTGGCATGAATGACTGCCACGGGGCAGGGATCTCATTGTTCTCGTTGCGCCCGTGGTATTCCATGCCGACCACGGTGAATGCCGCTTTCCTGACGATGGATGGTTCCATGGTGATGCCTCCTTGAAGGTGTCTGAGTCGGGCCGTGGTGAGGCGACGGATGCCAAGGTACGGGAGATGTCGACCCGACGAGCGGAACTTGCCGGGTGGCATTCCATAGGCTTTCCGGAACGCACGCGTGAAGGCTTCCTGGCTCTCGAACCGGCCGTCGAAGGCGATGTCGATGATCGGACGTCTCGTTTCCTGGAGTGCATGCGCTGCACGGTCGAGTCTCCGCAATCGGGCATATTCCTGGATCGTCGCGCCGGTGACCGCATGGAAGATACGGTGAAAGTGCCACATCGACAGGCCGACCGTTCCCGCGACGTCCGCTGTTGCAACGTCGTCGTCCAAGTGACCCTCGATGTAGTCGACGGCTCGCTGCACGTCTGTCAGGTAGTCCACCTTCACCTCCTCACTGCTCGCATGAGTGAGTATAGGGAGCGGGTGGCGTTTGTCCTGACCTGGTTTGCTACTTGCCGGGCCTGATCAGCACCCGCCGCAGGAGGAGCATCCGGAGCCTCCGCAGCCGCAGGACTCTCCTCCGCAGCCGCCGAAACCCTGTTCCAAGCTGTCAGCCCCATCGGCGTGAGCGTGGACGGTCTTCGCCAGTTGACATTCCTCGCTGCAGTCAGGGCACAAGGCAGTCCATCTTGTGCAGGGACCATAGGTCCGGTCGATCCAGTTGGTCTTGACACCCTCCGCCTCGAACTTCTTGTGGCAGGTGTCGCAATAGAAGATACTCATGGTTCCTCCTTGATGACAGTCCTTCAAACGTATCCGTGAGTTCAGGTGCCGGAGCAGGTGACCCCCGTGCTCAGCCCGCCGAGTTCCAGCGTGTCAACGCACTGCCAGATGTCACCTTCGTCGGCCTGGAGATACGAGACGTACGCTACACGGAACGAGAATGGGACCAGTTCGCGGCTGACGCTGCCCTCTGCCTCGAGCAATTCCGCACGATTCCTGAAGAAGCCGACAGAGATGTGAGGTACGTAGTCAGCTGCCCGGTCGAACGCGACGTCCGGGAACGATTCAAGAATGGTCTGTCTCAGCGTGAGCAGTTCGCCATGGGGGGGCGTCGGCTGCAGCCAGAGCACAAAGTCGTCCATGAACATCCCCGGTTGAGCGACGTGGACGGTGAACGGAGGGAGCTGGACCAGCGACTTCTTGATCTGGTGGCGTGCCAGCATCCAGTCGGAGACATCGAGGTCGGCGGCAAATGCCAGTGTAATGTGGGGCATGATCCGCGTCACGTGTGGATCATACCGCTTGCGGAAGCCATTCACGTAGTCTGCTGCGTCACCTGACACGGCGACCGCGACCGCCCCACCTCTGCGAAGCCCTTTCCTGTCCTGTTCCATAACAGCAGTATACGAGCATTGGGCCTGCCCGCAACGAAGGATCCGGGCGCATCCGGCAGCATATGACTCTCGCACACCGCGTGATCGGGGTCAGGTCTACACATTTTTCAGACTTCCTCCGAACGGGGGACCGTAACAGCAAGTGAGGTGCAACGACAGGCCGTCGTCGCCATATCCGGACGGGCTGTCGTTGGTTCGCCGCCCGAAATAATGGTACAATAACAGGAGAATCATAGGTCGGAGTCACGGGAGGCAGTACCATGGCAGTCTACATCGGGACCATCCCACCTGTCGGGTGGGAGAAGGTATGGGACGAGGCAGCACGGCGTGCAGGCTTCACTGGTCCGCCCCCACAGGTCATCACGGACACCACTGAGCTGGCTCGACGCGGCGAGGACATCGGAGCATTGGTCACCAGGACCGTGACGCCGGAGTTGCTGGCAGCTGCGCCTCATCTCCGGTTGGTCCAGGTGCCATTCGCCGGGGTTGACAGCATGGATCTGGCAACACTCAAGCATGCCGGAGTGCCGCTTGCGAACTCGCACGGCAACCGTGAGGTGACCGCCGAACACGCCATCGCCCTGATGTTCGCGTTGGCGCGCCGCATCATTCCCTATGACCGCGACCTCAGGCAGGGCATCTGGCACGGTTTCACGACGATGGACGAACCGGTCGTCGGACTCTTCGGGAAGACGGTTGGCATCGCTGGCCTGGGCAACATCGGCGCTCACATCCTGCGCATCTGCCGCGCCATGGACATGAAGGTGCTCGGTCTGAAGCGCACACCCGGTGGAGCGTGCAGCGACCTGGTGGACCGTGCGTACGGCTCCGACGAAAAGATGGAGTTCCTGCGCGCCAGCGACTTTGTCATCGACGTCCTGCCACTGACCGCTGAGACTGAGAACTACTTTGGCAGAGCGGAATTTGAGGCAATGCGCGGCCACTGGTTCATCAACATTGGCCGCGGGCGCACCGTGGATGAGAAGGCACTCTATGACGCGCTTAAGGACGGCACGCTTGCCGGCGCCGGCATCGACCCATGGTGGGTGTATCCACCGCAGCCGGTCGCCAAAGACCCGGTTACCGGCTGTATGCTGCAGCCGGTCTTCCCTGCCCACGAGCCATTCTGGAAGCTGCCAAACGTCGTGATGTCACCGCACACCGGGGGATTTGCGGATGTGTCCGTCGAGGGGCTCTGGGGTGAGTCCTTCGAGAACGCCATTCGCGCCGACCGCGGCGAGACGCCACGGAATCTGGTGGACCTGGAGCGCGGCTACTAGCCTATGGGGTCAGCTGGTAAATAGGCGCGCAGTCGTGAGTTGTGCCAGGCGCAGATGAATTGATGTGTATGACGTTGCACGCCTCCAGGTAAGCATAGACATCAAACTGCGTGCCTGGCGAGCGCGAGCGATGTTGTGTTGGCCCCGGTCCCTGGACTGGGGCCACGCCTTTCTGGGTCGCGTGCAACCTTTTGGCACCAACTGGGCTATCATTGTGGAAAGGCAAGAGCATCGATACGAAGGGATGGCGCTATGGACGACGAGCTCAGGACAGTTGTCACACGTGTCCACTCAGGAGAGGAAACAGCGTTTGACGAACTGTATCACCTAACGGTTCGACAACTGTACAGAACCCTGTACACGTACCTGTTGACGCGGGAGGATGTGGAGGACGTGGTCCAGGAAGCGTACCTCAAACTCTACCAAGTGCGCAGGAGACTGGACAATACACGTTCGGTACCAGTCTATCTGAGGACGATCGCCATCAACTGTGCGAAGCGAAAGCTTCGCCGAAACCACCCCGTCAGGGCACCAGTCGAGGAGGATGATGTCTCAGATGTCGAGCTCGTGAAGGGTGTCGTACGAGAAGCACTGCAACAGATTTCGCCGGCCGATCGCCTCGTCATGGGGTTGTTCTACGGCGACCAGGCCTCCATCCAGGATATCTGCAGGATGACGGGTGAGAAGGAAGGAACAGTCAAGTCCCGGCTCTCACGAGCACGGGAACGGCTACGGGAGGTCATCGACCATGGAACATGACGACAGAGAGTATACAGATATGCTGAACGACGAACTCAAAGACGTTGAGCCGGGCGCCGGGCTGCACGGCAAGGTGCGGGACGGAATCGCGCGGAACATTGTGCGTGTGCACCGCCGCAATACGGCTCTCGGAGCAGTTGCCGTTGCCATCGTCCTGACCATGGCGCTCAGCACGGTAACGCCGGTCTTTGGCCGGAACGGGACACTACCCCAGGTCATTGCTGCCATGGCAGCGGAACGGCAGGCGGAGAAGATGTCCAGGACACTGGGCGCTGCTCCCGTCCAACAGACGGGTACAGCTCTGCAGACGTCAGTAGCAACCGTGCAGGCCGTCAGTGACAGCGCGTTGTCCGAGACGGACGGCATCCTTGCGCTGGTGATCGCTGAGCGGGCAAACAAACCAGTGGCGGACGTTCTCAAGATGAGGACCGACGGACTGGGCTGGGGACTCATCATGGCGCAGCTGAACGTTTCAGGCCGCGACATCGGCGAAGCGATGAGCCAGGCGGAGACAGTCGCCGTGGCAAGCTCGCCCAGTGCCGCTTCACAGGGACAGGGAGCAACGTCCAAGCCAGCAGTCAGCAACAAGGATGGAGACAAGGTTGTCGTCAACGGCGAGATCACAGGCGTCTCAACCACCCTTATCACGGTCGCAGGCAAGACGTTCGGCATCACGTCCGAGACACAGCTCAAGTACCACGGCAAGGCTATTACGTCGACTGAGATAGCCGCCAAGCTGTCTGTAGGCAAGCTCTACGCCACCGTGCAGGGAACGCAACTGGCCGACACGAGCCTGCGGGCCGCCCTGATCATCGTGCAGGATGGAGCAGACGTGCAGGACACACCATCTGACGAAGATACTGATGAGCAGGGAACGCAGTCTGTCAGCAACGAGCAGCAGGCCCGTGGCAAGGTCACAGCCGTGACTGCCACGATGCTTCGCGTCGACGGGTTCGCCAACGACATTGTCCTCAATGCCGACACGAAGGTCGAGCAGGTCGGAGCCGGAAAGATGGACCTCACCGGCATCAAGGTCGGCCAGACCGTCCAGGTGCACGTGCGTCTCTCCGGTACGACGTATACTGCCCAGCAGGTCCACATCGAGGACAAGTACGTGAAACCTGACACGGCATCCAATGAGGGCAACGACCAGCAGGGAACCCAGCCAGCCAGCAATGAGCAGCAGATCCGTGGCAACGTTACGTTTGTGTCTCCTGCACTGCTCCAAATAAGCGGATTCGTCCCTGGCATCGTCCTCAATGCCGACACGAAGGTCGAGCAGGTCGGTGCTGGAACCATGGACATGGTCGCCATCAAGGTAGGCCAGACCGTCCAGGTGCACGTGCGTCTCTCCGGTACGACGTATACTGCCCAGCAGGTCCACATCGAGGACAAGTACGTGAAACCGAGCACCGCAGTCAACGAACAACCGACCGGCACGTCTGTGACGACGTGGCAGGGGACGATTGTCGGCATCTCCTCCGACTTGAAGTTCATCATTGTGACGACAGAGGCCAGCCCGCCAGCCACGGTCATGTTCCGTATTTTAGCGACGTCGGTCCTACAGGACGCAAAGCATAAGACTGTGACATTTGCGAGCCTTGTGGTCGGACAGAAAGTGACGATTACAGGAAAGGTCCTGGCCGACGGTTCAGCGGAGGTCGTGAAGCTCATCCTGACGACCGGTACCAGCGCGACCCCCCAGCCGGAGAACCCCGGCAAGGGCAACGGCAAGCACTGACAATATTCCTCTTGTTCTCCTGGCCCGCAGGTCATTCCTGCGGGCCTTTTTCATTGGCAGAATCGACGGA is a window of Coprothermobacter sp. DNA encoding:
- a CDS encoding AraC family transcriptional regulator, which gives rise to MDYLTDVQRAVDYIEGHLDDDVATADVAGTVGLSMWHFHRIFHAVTGATIQEYARLRRLDRAAHALQETRRPIIDIAFDGRFESQEAFTRAFRKAYGMPPGKFRSSGRHLPYLGIRRLTTARLRHLQGGITMEPSIVRKAAFTVVGMEYHGRNENNEIPAPWQSFMPHMREISGQAHPHESFGLCIGDVDYKQTGVFRYVAGQQVTEAAAVPEGMIAVTVPEATYVVFTHRGTLETLRQTYDYIYGTWLPTSSRELADTPDFELYDDRFDAASPSSEMDIYVPLKVTP